From the genome of Thermoanaerobaculia bacterium, one region includes:
- a CDS encoding type II toxin-antitoxin system VapB family antitoxin has translation MALNLKDPTAERLAAEAAKLTGETKTGAIRTALAERIERLSLGKPAGGRKGRLRRFLEEEAWPAVPPKVLGRKLTKKQREAILGYGREGV, from the coding sequence ATGGCGCTGAACCTCAAGGACCCGACCGCGGAACGGCTCGCGGCGGAGGCCGCGAAGCTTACCGGGGAGACCAAGACCGGCGCGATCCGGACGGCGCTCGCCGAACGCATCGAACGTCTGTCCCTCGGGAAGCCGGCCGGTGGGCGCAAGGGTCGGCTCAGGCGCTTCCTGGAAGAGGAAGCGTGGCCGGCGGTTCCGCCGAAGGTTCTTGGCCGAAAGCTGACGAAGAAGCAACGAGAGGCGATCCTCGGCTACGGCAGGGAGGGAGTGTGA
- the atpC gene encoding ATP synthase F1 subunit epsilon, protein MLKLRLVTPERKVLDVECDEVELPGEQGYFGVLPGHTPLVALLKIGQASYRIGKKESFVVIGGGFAEVSNDTVTVLCDFADLPQEIDLPAAQREQAAAEEEMRSVGPETFQVINAKLETAMARVQVASRR, encoded by the coding sequence ATGTTGAAGCTCCGCCTCGTCACCCCCGAGCGCAAGGTCCTCGACGTCGAGTGCGACGAGGTCGAGCTCCCGGGCGAGCAGGGATATTTCGGCGTGCTCCCCGGCCACACGCCGCTCGTGGCGTTACTCAAGATCGGACAGGCTTCCTACCGGATCGGGAAGAAGGAGAGCTTCGTCGTGATCGGCGGCGGCTTCGCCGAGGTCTCGAACGACACGGTCACCGTGCTCTGCGACTTCGCGGATCTCCCGCAGGAGATCGACCTCCCCGCCGCCCAGCGCGAGCAGGCGGCGGCAGAGGAAGAGATGAGAAGCGTGGGCCCGGAGACGTTCCAGGTCATCAACGCGAAGCTGGAGACCGCGATGGCGAGGGTTCAGGTGGCTTCCCGACGCTAG
- the atpG gene encoding ATP synthase F1 subunit gamma, with the protein MASLIDIRRRLRSVRNIQQITRAMKMVAAAKLRRSQDRVIAARPYAASLRDVLANVSARVREARHPLLAERDEKKVLLMVVAGDKGLAGAFNANVNRAVGALLREKSWEEVTLLPVGKKAFDFWKRRSIPIRASYPGIFSRLEFRHAREIAEILTGLFVSGEIDSAYVVYNEFKSIMTQVVRVERLLPIARTAMSTAEQAVDYLFEPDPAEILARLLPRYLEFAVFKVLLESAASENGARMTAMDSSTKNAGDMIDSLTLTYNRARQARITKELIEIVSGAAALD; encoded by the coding sequence ATGGCATCCCTGATCGACATCCGGCGGCGGCTCCGGTCCGTCCGGAACATCCAGCAGATCACCCGCGCGATGAAGATGGTCGCCGCGGCGAAGCTGCGGCGTTCGCAGGACCGGGTGATCGCCGCGCGGCCGTACGCCGCGTCGCTGCGGGACGTGCTCGCCAACGTCTCGGCGCGCGTTCGGGAAGCCCGGCATCCCCTGCTCGCCGAGCGCGACGAGAAGAAGGTCCTCCTGATGGTCGTCGCCGGGGACAAGGGTCTCGCCGGGGCGTTCAACGCGAACGTCAACCGCGCCGTCGGGGCGCTCCTGCGGGAGAAGTCGTGGGAGGAAGTGACGCTCCTGCCGGTCGGCAAGAAGGCGTTCGACTTCTGGAAGCGGCGGTCGATCCCGATCCGCGCGTCCTACCCCGGCATCTTTTCGCGGCTCGAATTCCGCCATGCCCGCGAGATCGCCGAGATCCTGACCGGGCTCTTCGTCTCGGGCGAGATCGACTCGGCCTACGTCGTGTACAACGAGTTCAAGTCGATCATGACGCAGGTCGTCCGCGTCGAGCGGCTCCTTCCGATCGCGCGGACGGCGATGAGTACTGCGGAGCAGGCGGTCGACTACCTCTTCGAGCCGGACCCCGCCGAGATCCTCGCGCGTCTCCTGCCGCGCTATCTGGAGTTCGCGGTCTTCAAGGTGCTCCTCGAATCGGCGGCATCGGAAAACGGCGCGCGGATGACCGCGATGGATTCGTCGACGAAGAACGCCGGAGACATGATCGATTCGCTGACGCTGACCTACAACCGCGCCCGACAGGCGCGGATCACCAAGGAACTGATCGAGATCGTCTCGGGCGCCGCGGCGCTCGACTAG
- the atpA gene encoding F0F1 ATP synthase subunit alpha, with amino-acid sequence MEIKSDEITQILKQQLANYEKKIDVAEVGTVLSVGDGIARIFGLDKVMMGELLDFGHDLFGLALNLEEDNVGAVLLGETREVEEGEEVKRTGRIIQVPVGRALVGRVVNPLGVPIDGKGPIASTEFYPIERVAPGVIDRQPVKEPMQTGLKATDSMIPIGRGQRELIIGDRQTGKTAVALDTIINQKGKGVICVYAVIGQKKSTAAQVVRTLEENGAMEHTIVISATASEPAPMQYVAPYAACAMGEYFMFNGGHALCIYDDLSKHAASYREISLLLRRPPGREAYPGDVFFLHSRLLERASKLSDARGGGSLTALPIIETQAGDVSAYIPTNVISITDGQIFLETDLFYSGQRPAVNVGLSVSRVGGNAQIKAMKSVAGTLRLDLAQYRELAAFAQFGSDLDKATQNQLARGKRLTELLKQPQFSPMPVELQVVSIYAGTKGYLDDVEIDAIAAWEAGFHQYLRSEKNEIPSAILETGKMEKVTEEALVAAIQEFKVRFFKENADAKAKAA; translated from the coding sequence ATGGAAATTAAATCGGACGAGATCACGCAGATCCTCAAGCAGCAGCTCGCCAACTACGAGAAGAAGATCGACGTCGCGGAAGTCGGCACGGTCCTGTCGGTCGGCGACGGCATCGCGCGCATCTTCGGCCTCGACAAGGTGATGATGGGCGAGCTCCTCGATTTCGGGCACGACCTCTTCGGCCTGGCGCTGAACCTCGAGGAGGACAACGTCGGCGCGGTGCTCCTCGGCGAGACCCGCGAGGTCGAAGAAGGGGAGGAGGTCAAGCGCACCGGCCGCATCATCCAGGTCCCCGTCGGCCGGGCCCTGGTCGGCCGCGTCGTCAATCCGCTCGGCGTGCCGATCGACGGCAAGGGGCCGATCGCCTCGACGGAGTTCTACCCGATCGAGCGCGTGGCGCCCGGAGTGATCGACCGCCAGCCGGTGAAGGAGCCGATGCAGACGGGGCTCAAGGCGACCGACTCGATGATCCCGATCGGCCGCGGCCAGCGCGAGCTCATCATCGGCGACCGCCAGACCGGGAAGACCGCGGTCGCGCTCGACACGATCATCAACCAGAAGGGGAAGGGCGTCATCTGCGTCTACGCCGTCATCGGCCAGAAGAAGTCGACGGCCGCGCAGGTCGTGCGCACGCTCGAGGAGAACGGCGCGATGGAGCACACGATCGTGATCTCCGCGACCGCGTCGGAGCCGGCCCCGATGCAGTACGTCGCCCCGTACGCCGCCTGCGCGATGGGCGAGTACTTCATGTTCAACGGCGGCCACGCGCTCTGCATCTACGACGACCTCTCCAAGCACGCGGCGTCCTATCGCGAGATCTCGCTCCTGCTGCGGCGGCCGCCGGGACGCGAGGCGTATCCGGGAGACGTCTTCTTCCTGCACTCGCGTCTGCTCGAGCGCGCCTCGAAGCTCTCCGACGCGAGGGGGGGGGGATCGCTGACCGCGCTCCCGATCATCGAGACGCAGGCGGGCGACGTGTCGGCCTACATTCCGACCAACGTCATCTCGATCACCGACGGCCAGATCTTCCTCGAGACCGACCTCTTCTATTCGGGCCAGCGCCCGGCCGTCAACGTCGGTTTGTCGGTTTCGCGCGTCGGCGGCAACGCCCAGATCAAGGCGATGAAGTCGGTCGCCGGCACGCTGCGGCTCGATCTCGCGCAATACCGCGAGCTCGCGGCCTTCGCGCAGTTCGGCTCGGACCTCGACAAAGCCACCCAGAACCAGCTCGCGCGCGGCAAGCGCCTGACGGAGCTCCTGAAGCAGCCCCAGTTCTCGCCGATGCCGGTCGAGCTCCAGGTCGTCTCGATCTACGCGGGGACGAAGGGCTATCTCGACGACGTCGAGATCGACGCGATCGCGGCGTGGGAGGCCGGGTTCCACCAGTACCTCCGCTCCGAGAAGAACGAGATCCCCTCGGCGATCCTGGAGACCGGAAAGATGGAGAAGGTCACCGAGGAGGCGCTCGTCGCGGCGATCCAGGAATTCAAGGTGCGCTTCTTCAAGGAGAACGCGGACGCGAAAGCCAAGGCGGCGTAA
- the atpH gene encoding ATP synthase F1 subunit delta, producing MTSRFARPYADALLQSVPASFDAARWSTPLRDVAAAIGGSGVLRAVLANPSVKADAKRAIVASLGAKAGVDELAERFLRLLLDNGRIVQLGEILDAIREAIDAREGVVPARVTVASEIDAAARERVSAALSRATGKKVRASFTTDPKLIAGFVARVGSIVYDASVLGAIEQFKEEAHGN from the coding sequence ATGACGTCGCGGTTCGCCCGTCCGTACGCCGACGCGCTCCTCCAGAGCGTTCCGGCATCCTTCGACGCCGCCCGCTGGTCGACGCCGCTGCGCGACGTCGCCGCGGCGATCGGCGGCAGCGGGGTGCTGCGCGCCGTGCTCGCCAACCCCTCCGTGAAGGCGGACGCCAAGCGCGCGATCGTCGCCTCGCTCGGCGCGAAAGCGGGAGTCGACGAGCTCGCGGAGCGCTTTCTCCGCCTCCTTCTCGACAACGGCCGCATCGTCCAGCTCGGAGAGATCCTCGACGCGATCCGCGAGGCGATCGACGCCCGCGAGGGCGTCGTGCCGGCAAGGGTGACCGTCGCGTCGGAGATCGACGCCGCGGCGCGGGAGCGGGTGTCCGCCGCGCTCTCCCGGGCGACCGGCAAGAAGGTGCGCGCGAGCTTCACCACCGATCCGAAGCTCATCGCCGGCTTCGTGGCGCGCGTCGGATCCATCGTTTACGACGCATCGGTCCTCGGGGCGATCGAGCAATTTAAGGAAGAGGCGCATGGAAATTAA
- a CDS encoding polymer-forming cytoskeletal protein, with protein sequence MAKKTDGVLNGFLDEGSHFKGELTFDDTMRIDGKFEGTIRSDNLLIIGDTGEVQGEVRVGSVSIDGTVRGSVVAREKIEIHPHGRVYAKLQAPVLKIEEGATFQGEVTGGEK encoded by the coding sequence ATGGCAAAGAAGACGGACGGCGTTCTGAACGGGTTCCTCGACGAGGGAAGCCACTTCAAGGGGGAGCTCACGTTCGACGACACGATGCGAATCGACGGGAAGTTCGAGGGAACGATCCGCTCCGACAACCTCCTCATCATCGGCGACACCGGAGAAGTCCAGGGGGAGGTCCGCGTCGGCAGCGTGTCGATCGACGGGACGGTGCGCGGCAGCGTCGTCGCGCGGGAGAAAATCGAGATCCATCCGCACGGGCGCGTGTACGCGAAGCTGCAGGCGCCGGTGTTGAAGATCGAAGAAGGCGCCACCTTCCAAGGCGAAGTGACCGGGGGAGAAAAATAG
- a CDS encoding ParB/RepB/Spo0J family partition protein has translation MNDRRKTLGRGLSALLPGKEGEARPAAREADLSALHPNPLQPRTEFDPRGLAELAESIRVNGIVQPIVVSPRPSGGYTILAGERRFRAAKEAGLSRVPIVVREAPSDRERLELALVENLQREDLNAMESAAAYGRLREEFKLTQEQISERVGKERSTIANSLRLLKLPSQIRDMIRGGVLTAGHARALAALPSADDQVRLAEEIVRRDLSVRQAEKRAASMAEASPRVRREKPRDPFTRDAEEKLSRRLRARVRLERGKRGGKIEIDFASEEDLIRIFETLMGKG, from the coding sequence ATGAACGATCGCCGAAAGACGCTCGGCCGCGGCCTCTCGGCGCTGCTGCCGGGGAAGGAAGGGGAAGCGAGGCCGGCTGCGCGCGAGGCCGACCTTTCCGCGCTTCACCCGAACCCGCTCCAGCCGCGCACGGAGTTCGACCCCCGCGGTCTCGCCGAGCTCGCCGAGTCGATCCGCGTCAACGGCATCGTCCAGCCGATCGTCGTGTCGCCCCGGCCGTCCGGGGGATACACGATCCTCGCCGGGGAGAGGCGCTTCCGCGCGGCAAAGGAAGCCGGCCTTTCGCGCGTCCCGATCGTCGTTCGCGAGGCGCCGAGCGATCGGGAGCGGCTGGAGCTGGCTCTGGTCGAAAACCTCCAGCGCGAGGACTTAAACGCGATGGAGTCGGCCGCCGCGTACGGGCGACTTCGGGAAGAGTTCAAGTTGACCCAGGAGCAGATCTCGGAGCGCGTCGGGAAAGAGCGCTCTACTATCGCTAACTCATTGAGATTATTGAAGTTACCTTCTCAGATTCGCGACATGATCCGGGGCGGCGTGTTGACCGCCGGCCATGCCCGGGCGCTCGCCGCGCTCCCCTCCGCCGACGACCAGGTCCGGCTCGCCGAGGAGATCGTGCGCCGCGACCTCTCGGTTCGACAGGCGGAGAAGCGGGCCGCGTCGATGGCGGAAGCCTCGCCGCGGGTGCGCCGCGAGAAGCCGCGGGACCCGTTCACCCGGGACGCCGAGGAGAAACTCTCGCGGAGGCTCCGCGCCCGCGTGCGGCTCGAACGCGGGAAGCGCGGCGGGAAGATCGAGATCGACTTCGCGTCCGAGGAGGACCTCATTCGAATATTCGAGACGCTGATGGGGAAGGGCTGA
- a CDS encoding ParA family protein produces the protein MGRIIALANQKGGVGKTTTAINLAAALASLDRKVLLVDLDPQSNSTSGLGFAKNGEGPTTYDLLRGEPPRSAVRETAFPNLRLVPATRDLVGAEIELVELPDREHRLKQALDGLREDYDYLLVDCPPSLGLLTLNGLCAADEILIPIQCEYFALEGVSDLLETIERVKITLNPMLEIGGVLLTMYDERTNLARQVVEDIRSHFGGKVFRTVIPRSVRLAEAPSFGKPILAYDIRSKGAEAYLNLAGEVLAR, from the coding sequence ATGGGTAGGATCATCGCGCTCGCGAACCAGAAGGGGGGGGTCGGCAAGACGACGACCGCGATCAACCTCGCGGCCGCTCTGGCGAGCCTCGACCGGAAGGTCCTCCTGGTCGACCTCGATCCGCAGTCCAATTCGACGTCCGGCCTCGGTTTCGCCAAGAACGGGGAGGGTCCCACCACCTATGACCTCCTGCGCGGCGAGCCGCCCCGCTCGGCCGTGCGCGAGACCGCTTTCCCGAACCTCCGGCTCGTCCCGGCGACGCGGGACCTCGTCGGGGCGGAGATCGAGCTCGTCGAGCTGCCCGACCGGGAGCACCGGTTGAAGCAGGCGCTCGACGGGCTGCGCGAGGATTACGACTATCTCCTCGTCGACTGCCCGCCTTCCCTCGGTCTCCTGACGCTGAACGGCCTCTGCGCAGCCGACGAGATCCTGATCCCGATCCAGTGCGAATATTTCGCGCTCGAAGGCGTGAGCGATTTGCTCGAAACGATCGAACGGGTGAAGATCACGTTGAATCCCATGCTCGAGATCGGCGGCGTGCTCCTGACGATGTACGACGAGAGGACCAACCTGGCCCGCCAGGTCGTCGAGGACATCCGCTCGCACTTCGGCGGAAAGGTCTTCCGGACGGTGATCCCCCGGTCCGTGCGCCTCGCCGAGGCGCCCTCTTTCGGAAAACCGATCCTCGCGTACGACATCCGGTCCAAAGGCGCCGAGGCGTACTTGAACCTCGCCGGCGAGGTCCTCGCGCGGTGA
- a CDS encoding RsmG family class I SAM-dependent methyltransferase produces MSASSLQTPLARLAPEYGVLLEPEVRAKIEIFLGEVVRWRESTNLVGRLSEDDLAAHALESMLGASLLEKGDRVLDIGSGGGFPGVPIAIAGFDVTLLEPRERRAAFLRHTLRRIPGLRATVRACRLEHLGDDRFDAATVRAVGGLAELLGPGSFLEAGGKLLVWTAGLGLLEEDLRPRFTLEKRLAIPRSERREIALFRKCSTWNNAAPDG; encoded by the coding sequence GTGTCCGCAAGCTCGCTTCAGACGCCTCTCGCGCGGCTCGCGCCTGAGTACGGGGTTTTACTCGAACCCGAGGTTCGGGCGAAGATCGAGATCTTCCTCGGAGAAGTCGTCCGCTGGAGGGAGTCGACGAACCTGGTGGGCCGCCTTTCGGAGGACGATCTCGCCGCTCACGCCCTGGAGTCGATGCTCGGCGCCTCGCTCCTCGAGAAAGGGGACCGCGTCCTGGACATCGGCTCCGGAGGGGGCTTTCCGGGCGTTCCGATCGCGATCGCCGGCTTCGACGTGACGCTCCTCGAGCCCCGGGAGCGGCGCGCCGCGTTCCTGAGACACACGCTGCGCCGGATCCCCGGCCTGCGCGCGACGGTCCGGGCCTGCCGTCTGGAACACCTCGGTGACGACCGCTTCGACGCCGCGACGGTTCGGGCCGTCGGAGGCCTGGCAGAGCTCCTCGGGCCCGGGAGCTTCCTGGAGGCCGGCGGGAAGCTCCTCGTCTGGACCGCCGGCCTCGGCCTCCTCGAGGAGGATCTGCGCCCGCGGTTCACCCTGGAAAAGCGGCTCGCGATCCCCCGGTCGGAACGGCGCGAAATCGCGCTTTTCCGGAAATGTTCCACGTGGAACAATGCGGCCCCCGATGGGTAG
- a CDS encoding ATP synthase F0 subunit B yields the protein MNAARRLVPYLTTAVLLMASAPAWAAEEEEVAQKFLGLPVELWKLVNLLLILGLLVYFLGKPFNTHFRKRREDLDDAIDRASAEREKALALAAEMTARLASLEKEIGEIRRRGAGEGESEKRAQIEAAAKDAETLRKNAVDEIDRRLSAAKKDLARAAADLAADRARDVLAGAITEEDRRRLLDESVRTVSVEGTKNVAVEAARNAKAS from the coding sequence GTGAACGCCGCCCGGCGGCTCGTTCCGTATCTGACGACCGCGGTCCTTCTCATGGCGTCCGCCCCGGCATGGGCGGCCGAGGAGGAGGAAGTCGCGCAGAAGTTCCTGGGACTCCCGGTCGAGCTCTGGAAGCTCGTCAATCTCCTCCTGATTCTCGGGCTCCTCGTCTATTTCCTCGGGAAGCCCTTCAACACCCATTTCCGGAAGCGCCGCGAAGACCTCGACGACGCGATCGACCGCGCCTCGGCCGAGCGCGAGAAGGCGCTTGCGCTCGCCGCGGAGATGACGGCGCGCCTCGCGTCGCTCGAGAAGGAGATCGGCGAGATCCGCCGGCGGGGCGCCGGCGAAGGGGAGAGCGAGAAGCGCGCCCAGATCGAAGCCGCGGCCAAAGATGCCGAGACGCTTCGGAAGAACGCCGTCGACGAGATCGACCGGCGTCTCTCCGCCGCGAAGAAGGATCTGGCCCGCGCGGCGGCGGACCTCGCGGCGGACCGCGCCCGCGACGTCCTCGCCGGCGCGATCACGGAAGAAGACCGCCGGCGCCTCCTCGACGAGAGCGTCCGGACCGTGTCCGTCGAGGGCACCAAAAATGTGGCCGTCGAGGCCGCGAGAAACGCCAAAGCGTCATGA
- the atpD gene encoding F0F1 ATP synthase subunit beta, protein MANIGKVVQVIGPVLDIEFPDGTLPPILNAVRVKDDGKATGVPIDLIAEVAQHLGENRVRAISMKTTDGMTRGMAAEDLGGPISVPVGKETLGRILNVVGDPVDELGPVNAKERWSIHRDPPRYEDQSTEVEMFETGIKVVDLLEPYSKGGKTGLFGGAGVGKTVLIMELINNVAMQHGGYSVFAGVGERTREGNDLYREMTESGVITPGDPSKSKCALIYGQMTEPPGARLRVGLTGLTVAEYFRDVEKQDVLLFIDNIFRFTQAGSEVSALLGRMPSAVGYQPNLATEMGELQERITSTKTGSITSVQAIYVPADDLTDPAPATAFAHLDATTVLSRSISDKGIYPAVDPLASTSKILTPRVVGEEHYKVARDVQQVLQKYKDLQDIIAILGIDELSEEDKLTVARARKIQKFLSQPFFVAEQFTGLEGRYVKVADTVKGFRELVEGKHDDVPEQAFYMCGTIEEALEKAEKLKKEAA, encoded by the coding sequence ATGGCCAACATCGGAAAAGTCGTCCAGGTGATCGGACCCGTCCTCGACATCGAATTCCCCGACGGAACGCTTCCGCCGATCTTGAACGCGGTGCGCGTGAAGGACGACGGCAAGGCGACCGGCGTGCCCATCGACCTGATCGCCGAGGTCGCGCAGCACCTCGGTGAGAACCGCGTGCGCGCGATCTCGATGAAGACGACCGACGGCATGACACGCGGGATGGCGGCGGAAGACCTGGGAGGGCCGATCTCGGTGCCCGTCGGCAAGGAGACGCTCGGCCGGATCTTGAACGTCGTCGGCGACCCCGTCGACGAGCTCGGGCCGGTCAACGCGAAGGAGCGCTGGTCGATCCACCGCGATCCGCCGCGCTACGAGGACCAGTCGACCGAGGTCGAGATGTTCGAGACCGGGATCAAGGTCGTCGATCTCCTCGAGCCCTACTCGAAGGGGGGCAAGACCGGCCTTTTCGGCGGCGCGGGCGTGGGAAAGACCGTGCTCATCATGGAGCTCATCAACAACGTCGCGATGCAGCACGGCGGCTACTCGGTCTTCGCCGGCGTGGGAGAGCGCACCCGCGAGGGGAACGACCTGTACCGCGAGATGACCGAGTCGGGCGTCATCACGCCCGGCGACCCGTCGAAGTCGAAGTGCGCGCTGATCTACGGGCAGATGACCGAGCCGCCGGGAGCGCGGCTGCGCGTGGGGCTGACGGGCCTGACCGTCGCCGAGTACTTCCGCGACGTCGAGAAGCAGGACGTGCTCCTCTTCATCGACAACATCTTCCGGTTCACGCAGGCGGGCTCCGAGGTGTCGGCGCTGCTGGGCCGCATGCCGTCGGCCGTCGGCTACCAGCCCAACCTCGCGACCGAGATGGGGGAGCTCCAGGAACGGATCACGTCGACCAAGACCGGATCGATCACGTCCGTCCAGGCGATCTACGTGCCGGCCGACGACCTGACCGACCCGGCGCCGGCGACGGCATTCGCGCACCTCGACGCGACGACCGTGCTTTCGCGCTCGATCTCGGACAAGGGGATCTACCCCGCGGTCGACCCGCTCGCGTCGACGTCCAAGATCCTGACGCCCCGCGTCGTCGGCGAAGAGCACTACAAGGTCGCCCGCGACGTCCAGCAGGTGCTCCAGAAGTACAAGGACCTCCAGGACATCATCGCGATCCTCGGGATCGACGAACTGTCGGAAGAGGACAAGCTGACCGTCGCCCGCGCCCGCAAGATCCAGAAGTTCCTCTCGCAGCCCTTCTTCGTCGCCGAGCAGTTCACGGGTCTCGAGGGCCGGTACGTGAAGGTCGCCGACACCGTGAAGGGCTTCCGCGAGCTCGTCGAAGGCAAGCACGACGACGTGCCGGAGCAGGCGTTCTACATGTGCGGCACGATCGAGGAAGCGCTCGAGAAGGCGGAGAAGCTGAAGAAAGAGGCTGCTTAG
- a CDS encoding type II toxin-antitoxin system VapC family toxin translates to MILDSSALIAILLREPGFERLLDAIDGARSIAIGSPTLAEAGIVLSSRLSADSRSLLARFLEESGADVLPFAAEHGREAIGAFRRYGKGRHRAALNFGDCMTYAVARLADLPLLCTGDDFRRTDLKIA, encoded by the coding sequence GTGATTCTCGATTCCTCGGCACTCATTGCGATCCTCCTCCGTGAGCCGGGCTTCGAACGGCTGCTCGACGCGATCGACGGAGCCCGATCGATCGCGATCGGCTCTCCGACGCTCGCCGAAGCGGGGATCGTCCTTTCGTCGCGTCTGAGCGCAGACTCCCGCTCTCTTCTCGCTCGGTTCCTCGAAGAATCCGGCGCCGACGTCCTTCCGTTCGCGGCCGAGCATGGCCGCGAAGCCATCGGCGCTTTCCGGCGATACGGCAAGGGCCGCCATCGGGCGGCATTGAATTTCGGGGACTGCATGACTTACGCCGTCGCCCGCCTGGCCGACCTTCCCCTGCTGTGCACGGGCGACGATTTTCGGCGGACGGATCTGAAGATCGCGTAG